Proteins found in one Methanobrevibacter sp. genomic segment:
- a CDS encoding RNA polymerase Rpb4 family protein produces the protein MIGKKTLETEPIPAAKVKEILEEFSEKHELSYEQNLTLAHVTNLNKLSLEETEKLIEELEAYVDHKQAVRVADIVPQDMADLRLIFAKERNAPSNDEMKEILEILEKYDIKEDE, from the coding sequence ATGATTGGGAAAAAAACATTAGAAACAGAACCAATACCTGCAGCTAAAGTAAAGGAAATTCTTGAAGAGTTCTCCGAAAAGCATGAGCTCAGCTATGAGCAAAACTTGACTTTGGCTCATGTAACTAATCTAAACAAACTTTCCCTTGAAGAAACCGAAAAGTTAATCGAAGAGCTTGAAGCTTATGTCGACCACAAACAGGCTGTTCGCGTAGCAGACATTGTGCCACAGGACATGGCTGACTTAAGATTAATTTTCGCTAAAGAAAGAAACGCTCCTTCAAACGATGAAATGAAGGAAATTCTTGAAATCTTAGAAAAATACGATATTAAAGAAGATGAATAA
- a CDS encoding DUF655 domain-containing protein produces the protein MDNPNIDNPNPKKEEYVIILDYLKFGYVNPERPTAHGKPIAQAIGVDKFTLIEVTPKEGIDLDIHDKVYIGSGKRDKINRVKGLLDFENLTATSRIELEYAIKEIILAHEDIYVKFFNEIDSLNIKMHKLELIPGIGKKHTQMILEERKKEPFKSFEDLKERVPLLGDPVDMLAKRVRLELDTTTVKRGKNKYYMFTQIPSRHPSNKKKRYGKGRGRGRNNRNKGRKPNNRGKKPQNKAQTENKE, from the coding sequence ATGGATAATCCAAACATTGATAATCCGAATCCAAAGAAAGAGGAGTACGTAATTATTTTAGATTATCTTAAATTTGGGTATGTAAATCCAGAAAGGCCAACTGCTCACGGCAAACCTATTGCACAGGCTATTGGAGTAGACAAATTCACATTAATCGAAGTTACACCTAAGGAAGGCATTGATTTAGATATTCATGACAAAGTCTATATAGGATCTGGAAAAAGAGACAAAATTAATAGAGTGAAAGGATTATTAGACTTTGAAAACCTGACTGCAACAAGCAGAATCGAATTGGAGTATGCAATCAAGGAAATCATCTTGGCTCATGAGGACATTTATGTAAAGTTCTTCAATGAAATCGATTCCCTTAACATCAAGATGCATAAGTTGGAGCTTATTCCGGGAATTGGCAAGAAACACACTCAAATGATCTTGGAAGAGCGTAAGAAAGAACCTTTCAAAAGCTTTGAAGATTTAAAGGAAAGAGTTCCTCTTCTTGGAGATCCTGTGGATATGCTCGCAAAGAGAGTAAGACTTGAGCTTGACACTACCACAGTCAAAAGAGGAAAGAACAAATATTACATGTTTACCCAAATTCCTTCCAGACACCCTTCCAACAAAAAGAAAAGATACGGCAAAGGCCGAGGAAGAGGCAGAAACAATAGGAACAAAGGTAGAAAACCTAACAACAGAGGCAAAAAGCCTCAAAATAAAGCTCAAACTGAAAACAAAGAATAA